From Rhizobium favelukesii, the proteins below share one genomic window:
- a CDS encoding GNAT family N-acetyltransferase encodes MDSWLKEMALHNQEQGYTRTFVIADENFKVVGYHSVCAGMIHRNDVSRSVKGSKSPTEIPIAVLARLAVDADHHGKGLGKALLKNALMSVVSAAQVAAFRAVIIHALDDDAVTFYKKFGFQETKNMERRLILPTKDIAASLYEATG; translated from the coding sequence TTGGATTCGTGGCTAAAGGAAATGGCCTTACATAATCAGGAGCAGGGATACACCCGTACATTTGTAATTGCGGACGAAAACTTCAAAGTCGTAGGTTACCATTCGGTTTGTGCAGGCATGATACACCGAAACGATGTTTCCCGATCGGTGAAAGGGTCTAAATCTCCCACCGAGATTCCGATTGCCGTTCTAGCCCGACTTGCGGTTGATGCCGATCATCACGGTAAGGGCCTTGGCAAAGCACTCCTCAAAAACGCGCTCATGAGTGTGGTATCCGCCGCGCAAGTAGCCGCTTTTCGCGCCGTGATAATCCACGCTCTCGATGATGATGCCGTCACTTTCTATAAAAAATTCGGCTTCCAGGAGACGAAGAACATGGAGCGGCGTCTCATTCTGCCGACTAAGGACATTGCAGCTTCCTTGTACGAGGCCACAGGCTAA
- the rpsA gene encoding 30S ribosomal protein S1 produces the protein MSVATPSREDFAALLEESFAKHDLAEGYVTKGIVTAIEKDSAVVDVGLKVEGRILLKEFGAKAKDGSLKVGDEVEVYVERIENALGEAVLSREKARREESWIKLEAKFEAGERVEGVIFNQVKGGFTVDLDGAIAFLPRSQVDIRPIRDVTPLMHNPQPFEILKMDKRRGNIVVSRRTVLEESRAEQRSEIVQNLEEGQVVDGVVKNITDYGAFVDLGGIDGLLHVTDMAWRRVNHPSEILSIGQQVKVQIIRINQETHRISLGMKQLESDPWDGIQAKYPEGKKISGTVTNITDYGAFVELEPGIEGLIHISEMSWTKKNVHPGKILSTSQEVEVVVLEVDPSKRRISLGLKQTLENPWAAFARNHPAGTEVEGEVKNKTEFGLFIGLDGDVDGMVHLSDLDWNRPGEQVIEEFNKGDVVKAVVLDVDVEKERISLGIKQLGKDAVGEAAASGDLRKNAVVSCEVIAVNDGGIEVKLVDHEDITSFIRRADLSRDRDEQRPERFSVGQVVDARVTNFSKKDRKIMLSIKALEIAEEKEAVAQFGSSDSGASLGDILGAALKNRGGE, from the coding sequence ATGTCAGTAGCTACTCCCTCTCGCGAAGATTTCGCGGCTCTTCTCGAAGAGTCCTTTGCCAAGCACGACCTGGCTGAAGGCTATGTCACCAAGGGCATCGTAACGGCAATCGAGAAGGATTCTGCCGTTGTCGACGTCGGCCTCAAGGTCGAAGGTCGCATCCTACTCAAGGAATTCGGCGCCAAGGCCAAGGACGGCTCGCTCAAGGTCGGCGACGAAGTCGAAGTTTACGTTGAGCGCATCGAAAACGCTCTCGGCGAAGCTGTTCTGTCGCGCGAGAAGGCTCGCCGCGAAGAAAGCTGGATCAAGCTCGAAGCCAAGTTCGAAGCTGGTGAGCGCGTTGAAGGCGTCATCTTCAACCAGGTCAAGGGCGGCTTCACGGTCGACCTCGACGGCGCGATCGCCTTCCTGCCGCGTTCGCAGGTCGACATCCGTCCGATCCGCGACGTTACCCCGTTGATGCACAACCCGCAGCCCTTCGAAATCCTCAAGATGGACAAGCGCCGCGGCAACATCGTCGTATCGCGTCGTACGGTCCTGGAAGAATCCCGTGCCGAGCAGCGTTCTGAAATCGTTCAGAACCTCGAAGAAGGCCAGGTTGTTGACGGCGTCGTCAAGAACATCACCGATTACGGTGCGTTCGTTGACCTCGGCGGCATCGACGGCCTGCTGCACGTCACCGACATGGCATGGCGCCGTGTGAACCATCCGTCGGAAATCCTGTCCATTGGCCAGCAGGTCAAGGTTCAGATCATCCGCATCAACCAGGAAACCCACCGCATCTCGCTCGGCATGAAGCAGCTCGAGTCGGATCCGTGGGATGGCATCCAGGCCAAGTATCCGGAAGGCAAGAAGATTTCCGGTACCGTCACGAACATCACCGACTACGGTGCGTTCGTCGAGCTGGAGCCGGGTATCGAAGGCCTGATCCACATCTCGGAAATGTCCTGGACCAAGAAGAACGTTCACCCCGGCAAGATCCTGTCCACGAGCCAGGAAGTCGAAGTCGTCGTTCTCGAAGTCGATCCGTCCAAGCGTCGTATTTCGCTCGGCCTCAAGCAGACGCTGGAAAATCCGTGGGCAGCCTTCGCTCGCAATCATCCGGCTGGCACTGAAGTCGAAGGCGAAGTCAAGAACAAGACCGAATTCGGCCTGTTCATCGGCCTTGACGGCGACGTTGACGGCATGGTGCACCTCTCCGACCTCGACTGGAACCGTCCAGGCGAACAGGTCATCGAAGAGTTCAACAAGGGCGACGTCGTCAAGGCTGTCGTTCTCGATGTTGATGTCGAAAAGGAGCGCATCTCGCTCGGCATCAAGCAGCTCGGCAAGGATGCTGTCGGCGAAGCAGCAGCTTCCGGTGACCTGCGCAAGAATGCAGTCGTTTCCTGCGAAGTCATCGCAGTCAACGACGGCGGCATCGAAGTGAAGCTCGTCGACCACGAAGACATCACTTCGTTCATCCGCCGCGCAGACCTGTCGCGCGATCGCGACGAACAGCGTCCGGAACGCTTCTCGGTTGGCCAGGTTGTCGACGCTCGCGTCACCAACTTCTCCAAGAAGGACCGCAAGATCATGCTGTCCATCAAGGCTCTGGAAATCGCGGAAGAGAAGGAAGCTGTCGCTCAGTTCGGTTCGTCCGATTCCGGCGCTTCGCTCGGCGACATCCTCGGCGCGGCTCTGAAGAACCGCGGCGGCGAATAA
- a CDS encoding MerR family transcriptional regulator: MSNGTPVRYKVAEAAKSAGVSASTLRLWESQGLVVPDRSATGHRQYSAEDVARIKKIAWYRTARGLNPAAIREALESEEPSDSSDAADASDLGRRLRSLRHAAGKTLDQVAGDVGIAASTLSTLERTSQGVSFKTLHDLAEYYSTTVSRLSGEERDAVPEVVRAGAWRTWPETTPGVTVQLLAEGRTMMDCHRFVLAPGAASEGAYRHDGEEFMHVLSGRLELILDSDQFFDLGPGDSLYFESRRYHSWRNRHDGETILIWINTPPTF; encoded by the coding sequence ATGAGCAATGGGACGCCCGTGCGCTACAAGGTAGCCGAGGCGGCAAAATCGGCAGGTGTTTCCGCATCGACCTTGCGCCTTTGGGAAAGCCAGGGCCTCGTCGTTCCGGATCGGTCGGCGACCGGACACCGACAATACAGCGCCGAAGACGTGGCACGGATAAAGAAGATAGCCTGGTATCGAACTGCGCGCGGGCTCAATCCGGCGGCCATTCGCGAGGCGTTGGAAAGCGAAGAGCCCTCGGACAGTTCCGATGCAGCGGATGCCTCCGATCTCGGACGGCGGCTGCGCAGTCTGCGCCATGCCGCCGGCAAGACACTGGACCAGGTCGCAGGCGATGTCGGCATTGCCGCATCGACGCTGTCGACGCTCGAGCGCACATCCCAGGGTGTGAGCTTCAAGACGCTGCACGATCTTGCGGAATATTATAGCACGACGGTTTCCCGGCTTTCCGGCGAGGAACGCGATGCCGTGCCCGAGGTCGTCCGCGCCGGGGCTTGGCGCACTTGGCCGGAAACGACGCCGGGTGTCACCGTACAACTTTTGGCCGAGGGTCGTACGATGATGGACTGCCACCGTTTCGTGCTGGCACCCGGTGCGGCGAGCGAAGGCGCTTACCGGCACGATGGCGAGGAGTTCATGCATGTGCTCTCGGGGCGGCTGGAACTGATTCTCGATTCCGACCAGTTCTTCGACCTCGGGCCTGGCGATTCGCTTTATTTCGAAAGCCGCCGCTATCACTCCTGGCGCAATCGCCACGATGGCGAGACGATCCTGATCTGGATCAATACACCGCCGACATTCTGA
- a CDS encoding FMN-binding negative transcriptional regulator — protein sequence MYQPPHFREEDLGVQHALIRAHPLGLLITAGATGLMANSVPFHLDAAASEKGILRLHLAKANPQWRDIEAGADVLAVFQGADAYITPSWYQTKQETGKVVPTWNYAIVQVRGKARVIDDAAWLLAQINAITTQQEGPRDRPWAVGDAPDDFIRAQLKGIIGVEIEIAAIEGKWKVSQNRPVADREGVAAGLGEGAGQADMVDLVRRYGGLTEK from the coding sequence ATGTACCAGCCGCCGCATTTTCGTGAGGAAGACTTAGGTGTTCAGCACGCCTTGATCCGGGCGCATCCGCTCGGCTTGCTGATCACGGCGGGCGCAACGGGCCTGATGGCCAATTCGGTTCCCTTCCATCTGGATGCCGCTGCATCCGAGAAGGGGATCTTGCGTCTTCACCTCGCCAAGGCCAATCCGCAGTGGCGCGATATCGAGGCGGGCGCCGATGTGCTTGCCGTCTTCCAGGGCGCCGATGCCTATATTACGCCGTCCTGGTACCAGACGAAGCAGGAGACCGGCAAAGTCGTGCCGACCTGGAATTACGCCATCGTGCAGGTGAGGGGCAAGGCGCGCGTCATCGACGATGCCGCCTGGCTGCTAGCGCAGATCAACGCAATCACCACGCAACAGGAAGGACCGCGTGACAGGCCCTGGGCGGTCGGCGACGCGCCGGATGATTTCATTCGCGCGCAGCTGAAAGGCATCATCGGCGTGGAAATCGAGATTGCCGCGATCGAAGGCAAGTGGAAGGTAAGCCAGAACCGACCGGTTGCCGATCGCGAGGGGGTTGCTGCCGGTCTCGGCGAAGGGGCCGGTCAGGCCGATATGGTCGATCTCGTTCGTCGCTACGGCGGGCTGACGGAGAAATGA
- the irrA gene encoding iron response transcriptional regulator IrrA, whose protein sequence is MVAEAPLTIEVRLRSAGLRPTRQRVALGDLLFAKGDRHLTVEELHEEAVQAGVPVSLATVYNTLHQFTEAGMIRVLAVESAKTYFDTNVSDHHHFFVEGENDVLDIPVSNLTIGNLPEPPEGLEIAHVDVVIRLRPKRR, encoded by the coding sequence ATGGTGGCAGAGGCCCCGCTTACCATTGAGGTACGGCTGAGAAGCGCCGGCCTGCGTCCGACGCGCCAGCGTGTCGCGCTCGGCGACCTGCTCTTTGCCAAGGGCGATCGGCATCTGACCGTCGAGGAGCTCCACGAGGAGGCGGTGCAGGCGGGCGTGCCGGTGTCGCTGGCAACTGTCTACAACACGCTGCACCAGTTCACCGAAGCGGGCATGATCCGGGTTCTCGCGGTGGAAAGCGCCAAAACCTATTTCGACACCAACGTCTCCGACCACCACCACTTCTTCGTCGAAGGCGAAAATGACGTGCTGGATATTCCGGTCAGCAATCTGACCATCGGCAATCTGCCGGAGCCACCGGAAGGCCTGGAAATCGCGCATGTCGACGTGGTGATCCGCCTGCGCCCGAAGCGGCGCTGA
- the fabB gene encoding beta-ketoacyl-ACP synthase I: MRRVVVTGLGVVSSIGNDAAEVTASLRDAKSGISFSNDFAEHGFKCQVWGRPTLDPTDLVDRRAMRFLSQGGAWNHVAMKQAIADSGLEESDISSNERTGIIMGSGGPSTRTLIEAADITIKNNSPKRIGPFAVPKAMSSTASATLATWFKIHGVNYSISSACSTSAHCIGNAAEMIQWGKQDIMFAGGHEDLDWTMSNLFDAMGAMSSKYNDTPATASRAYDVSRDGFVIAGGAGVLVLEELERAKARGAKIYAEIVGYGATSDGYDMVAPSGEGAIRCMRQALATVKGDVDYVNTHGTSTPVGDSKEIGAIREVFGDKIPHIQSTKSLTGHSLGAAGVQESIYSLLMMQAGFIGESAHITELDPEFDGVPIVRKRIDDAKIDIALSNSFGFGGTNATLVFQRYNGQ; this comes from the coding sequence ATGAGACGGGTAGTTGTCACGGGTCTGGGCGTTGTTTCCTCGATCGGCAATGATGCCGCCGAGGTCACTGCCTCGCTGCGCGATGCCAAGTCCGGCATTTCCTTTTCCAACGATTTCGCAGAACACGGCTTCAAGTGCCAAGTCTGGGGGCGCCCGACACTGGATCCGACCGACCTGGTCGATCGTCGCGCCATGCGGTTCCTGTCGCAGGGCGGCGCCTGGAACCATGTCGCCATGAAGCAGGCGATTGCCGATTCCGGTCTGGAAGAGAGTGACATCAGCAGTAACGAGCGCACCGGCATCATCATGGGCTCCGGCGGCCCGTCGACGCGCACGCTGATCGAAGCGGCCGACATCACCATCAAGAACAACAGCCCGAAGCGCATCGGCCCGTTTGCCGTGCCGAAGGCGATGTCCTCGACCGCATCGGCGACGCTTGCCACCTGGTTCAAGATCCACGGCGTCAACTACTCAATCTCGTCGGCCTGCTCAACCTCGGCGCACTGCATCGGCAATGCTGCGGAAATGATCCAGTGGGGCAAGCAGGACATCATGTTCGCCGGCGGCCACGAGGACCTCGACTGGACGATGTCGAACCTCTTCGATGCCATGGGCGCCATGTCTTCCAAATACAACGACACGCCGGCAACGGCCTCGCGTGCCTATGACGTCAGCCGCGACGGTTTCGTGATCGCCGGTGGCGCCGGTGTCCTCGTTCTCGAAGAGCTTGAGCGCGCAAAGGCACGTGGCGCGAAGATCTATGCCGAAATCGTCGGCTACGGCGCGACGTCCGACGGCTACGACATGGTTGCACCATCGGGCGAAGGCGCGATCCGCTGCATGCGTCAGGCGCTTGCCACCGTCAAGGGCGACGTCGACTACGTCAACACGCACGGAACCTCGACCCCGGTTGGCGACAGCAAGGAAATCGGCGCGATCCGCGAAGTCTTTGGCGACAAGATCCCGCACATCCAGTCGACCAAGTCGCTGACGGGCCACTCGCTGGGTGCCGCCGGCGTGCAGGAATCGATCTACTCCCTGTTGATGATGCAAGCCGGCTTCATCGGTGAAAGCGCACATATCACCGAGCTTGATCCCGAATTCGACGGCGTTCCGATCGTTCGTAAGCGCATCGACGACGCCAAGATCGATATCGCGCTTTCCAACTCCTTCGGCTTCGGCGGCACCAACGCCACGCTCGTCTTCCAGCGCTACAACGGACAATAA
- a CDS encoding TIGR02300 family protein — protein MAKAELGTKRTDPETGKKFYDLNRDPIVSPYTGKSYPLSFFEETSAAAAAEVQDEEEVAEVDTETTEVELVSLEDADEGASGDDIPDMGDDDVEIEGDDDDDTFLEADEDDDDDDMSDIIGVTGDEDEV, from the coding sequence GTGGCGAAAGCTGAACTTGGAACGAAGCGTACCGACCCGGAAACCGGCAAGAAGTTCTACGACCTGAACCGGGATCCGATTGTTTCTCCTTACACCGGCAAGTCCTATCCCCTCTCCTTCTTCGAGGAAACCTCTGCTGCCGCAGCGGCTGAAGTCCAGGATGAAGAGGAAGTGGCGGAAGTCGATACCGAAACCACGGAAGTCGAACTGGTTTCGCTCGAGGACGCTGATGAGGGCGCATCTGGCGACGACATTCCAGATATGGGCGATGACGACGTCGAAATCGAAGGCGATGATGACGACGACACCTTCCTCGAAGCCGACGAAGACGACGACGATGACGACATGAGCGATATCATCGGCGTCACCGGCGACGAAGACGAAGTCTGA
- a CDS encoding YoaK family protein, translating to MTREKRRRIIHTRRTATGLTLAGAISFLAGMTDATGLALTGDFVSFMTGNTTRAALSLGDGNLRHATILLLAIVVFVLGNAAGIVLGYFADRRTFVVLSCVSIVLATASLMAGESLAIPRFYLVVASMGMVNAAVEQIEGLPIGLTYVTGALSRFGRGLGRWIVGDRRVDWTIQIVPWVGMLAGAIVGALLTQIAGAAALWLIAVFAMLVALATLLIPKRTQRRFNAAPRSATRMK from the coding sequence ATGACACGAGAAAAACGGCGGCGGATCATTCATACGCGCAGAACGGCAACGGGCCTGACCCTTGCCGGCGCGATCTCCTTTCTGGCTGGTATGACGGATGCGACGGGCCTCGCACTGACAGGAGACTTCGTGTCGTTCATGACGGGCAACACGACGCGCGCTGCCTTGTCACTCGGTGATGGCAACCTGCGACATGCAACCATTCTTCTTTTGGCGATCGTAGTCTTCGTGCTTGGAAATGCCGCCGGCATCGTGCTCGGTTATTTTGCCGACCGTCGTACGTTTGTTGTGCTTTCATGCGTCAGCATCGTGCTCGCAACGGCCTCCCTCATGGCGGGCGAGAGCCTGGCGATTCCGCGTTTCTATCTCGTCGTTGCCTCGATGGGGATGGTGAACGCGGCGGTAGAGCAGATCGAAGGGTTACCGATCGGACTGACTTATGTGACAGGAGCTCTCTCGCGTTTCGGACGCGGTCTCGGACGCTGGATCGTCGGCGACAGGCGAGTGGACTGGACCATCCAGATCGTGCCTTGGGTCGGCATGCTGGCTGGAGCTATCGTTGGGGCGCTGCTGACACAGATCGCGGGGGCAGCGGCGCTGTGGCTGATTGCTGTTTTTGCGATGTTGGTTGCGCTCGCTACCCTCTTGATTCCGAAACGTACGCAACGCCGGTTCAACGCCGCGCCACGTTCGGCAACGCGCATGAAGTGA
- a CDS encoding ribonuclease D, translated as MAATIRYHEGDISAADAARYTGAIAIDTETLGLVPRRDRLCVVQLSAGDGSADVIRIAAGQKEAPNLVSMLADTSRQKIFHYGRFDIAVLFHAFGVTTQPVFCTKIASRLCRTYTDRHGLKDNLKEMLDVDISKAQQSSDWAAATLSPAQLEYAASDVLYLHALRDKLTERLVRDGRIDHAIACFEFLPTRAKLDLLGWEEADIFAHS; from the coding sequence ATGGCAGCCACCATACGTTACCATGAAGGCGATATTTCCGCGGCAGATGCCGCCCGCTACACCGGAGCGATTGCCATCGACACCGAGACGCTGGGCCTTGTGCCGCGCCGCGACCGACTCTGCGTCGTGCAGCTTTCCGCAGGCGACGGCTCGGCCGACGTGATCCGCATCGCTGCCGGCCAAAAGGAAGCGCCGAACCTCGTCTCCATGCTCGCCGATACCTCCCGCCAGAAGATTTTCCACTACGGCCGCTTCGATATCGCCGTTCTGTTCCACGCCTTCGGCGTCACCACGCAGCCGGTCTTCTGCACCAAGATCGCCTCGCGCCTTTGCCGCACATATACCGATCGGCACGGCCTAAAGGATAATCTCAAGGAAATGTTGGACGTCGATATTTCCAAGGCGCAGCAGTCTTCCGACTGGGCAGCCGCGACGCTGTCGCCGGCGCAGCTGGAATACGCCGCCTCCGACGTGCTCTACCTGCACGCACTGCGCGACAAGTTGACCGAGCGGCTGGTGCGCGACGGTCGCATCGACCACGCCATCGCCTGCTTCGAGTTCCTACCGACACGCGCCAAGCTCGACCTGCTCGGCTGGGAAGAAGCCGACATCTTCGCGCACAGCTGA
- a CDS encoding YdcF family protein translates to MFLFSKFVWVFGQPLSLAFLFVVLALVAGLVRWRSTSLASSAIAGFILFVTLYTTVGNYLLQGLEGRFVKPQDPASLQCMIVLGGAFENEVNTARHGIELNAGADRFVEALRLAQKYPQARILISGGDGSISGIYEGDAVISARFFPMFGITRERLVEETTSRTTFENAMNTKDLLASQGLSNCLLITSGYHMPRSVGIFRKLGIDVMPWPTDYRTDGRERLGLDFTQPSRNSQNLATAIREWFGLVGYYLAGRTSELYPG, encoded by the coding sequence TTGTTTCTCTTTTCAAAGTTCGTCTGGGTGTTCGGGCAACCTTTGTCGCTCGCTTTTCTTTTCGTCGTGCTTGCCTTGGTGGCGGGCCTTGTCCGCTGGCGCTCGACAAGCCTCGCTTCCTCCGCGATTGCGGGCTTCATCCTGTTCGTCACGCTCTACACGACCGTCGGCAACTACCTTCTGCAGGGTCTGGAGGGTCGGTTTGTAAAACCGCAGGATCCGGCCAGCCTGCAGTGCATGATCGTGCTGGGCGGCGCTTTCGAGAATGAAGTGAATACCGCGCGCCATGGTATAGAGCTCAATGCCGGCGCCGATCGCTTCGTCGAGGCGCTGCGCCTGGCACAGAAATATCCGCAGGCGCGAATCCTGATTTCAGGCGGCGATGGATCGATCTCCGGCATCTATGAAGGCGACGCGGTGATATCGGCGCGTTTCTTCCCGATGTTCGGCATCACTAGGGAACGCCTGGTTGAAGAAACGACGTCACGGACGACCTTCGAAAACGCCATGAACACCAAGGATCTTCTGGCGAGCCAAGGCCTTTCGAACTGCCTGCTGATCACCTCCGGCTATCATATGCCGCGCTCGGTCGGCATCTTCCGCAAGCTTGGTATCGACGTGATGCCATGGCCGACAGACTACCGCACCGACGGGCGGGAGAGGCTTGGCCTCGACTTCACGCAACCGAGCCGGAATTCGCAGAACCTGGCGACGGCTATCCGCGAATGGTTCGGGCTTGTCGGCTACTACCTTGCCGGCCGTACCTCAGAGCTCTATCCCGGCTGA
- the cmk gene encoding (d)CMP kinase — MTSRHFTIAIDGPAAAGKGTLSRRIAETYDFHHLDTGLTYRATAKALLDAGLTLDDEAVAEKMAREVELAGLDRDILSKHEIGEAASKIAVMPAVRRALVEAQRRFSKKAPGTVLDGRDIGTVVCPAAPVKLYVTASPEVRAKRRYDEIRGKGGIADFDAIFEDVKRRDERDMGRADSPLKPAEDAHLLDTSEMSIEAAFQAAKSIIDAALSRNT; from the coding sequence ATGACCTCTAGACACTTTACGATCGCCATCGATGGGCCGGCCGCTGCAGGCAAGGGTACACTCTCGCGCCGCATAGCGGAGACCTACGATTTCCATCATCTCGATACGGGCCTTACCTACCGCGCCACGGCAAAGGCATTGCTTGACGCCGGCCTGACGCTCGACGACGAGGCGGTGGCGGAAAAGATGGCTCGCGAGGTTGAACTGGCCGGTCTCGATCGCGATATACTCTCGAAGCACGAGATCGGCGAGGCGGCCTCGAAGATCGCGGTGATGCCTGCGGTGCGGCGTGCACTGGTGGAGGCACAGCGGCGATTCTCGAAAAAGGCGCCCGGAACGGTGCTGGACGGCCGTGATATCGGTACCGTCGTGTGCCCGGCGGCGCCGGTGAAGCTCTATGTGACGGCAAGTCCCGAGGTTCGGGCGAAGCGCCGCTACGACGAGATAAGAGGCAAGGGAGGCATTGCCGATTTCGATGCCATTTTCGAAGACGTCAAGCGTCGCGACGAACGCGACATGGGGCGGGCCGACAGCCCTTTGAAACCAGCGGAAGACGCGCACTTGCTTGATACGTCGGAAATGAGTATAGAGGCGGCGTTTCAAGCTGCGAAATCGATCATCGATGCAGCTTTGAGCCGAAATACCTGA
- a CDS encoding trimeric intracellular cation channel family protein — protein sequence MPLFVYVDYAGVALFAATGALAASRKQLDLIGFLFFAIVTGTGGGTVRDIVLGRVPVFWVLNPTYVIVCCAVGILVFFTAHLVESRYRLLIWLDAVGLSAYCVMGAAKGLAATGSPTIGIVTGTLTATFGGILRDLLANEPSVLLRPEIYITAALVGSGIFTAAHALDLPLYAASAVGVIAAFSVRGGALYFGWTFPTYKAKPGRHPDDVM from the coding sequence ATGCCGCTGTTCGTCTACGTGGATTATGCCGGCGTTGCGCTCTTTGCGGCAACGGGAGCGCTCGCGGCCTCACGCAAGCAGCTCGACCTGATCGGCTTTCTCTTCTTTGCGATCGTTACCGGCACCGGCGGTGGCACGGTGCGTGACATTGTCCTTGGTCGCGTGCCGGTATTCTGGGTTCTGAATCCCACCTACGTCATCGTCTGCTGCGCCGTCGGCATCCTGGTGTTCTTTACCGCCCACCTTGTCGAGTCGCGTTATCGCCTGCTGATCTGGCTGGATGCCGTCGGGCTCTCCGCCTATTGCGTGATGGGTGCGGCGAAGGGCCTCGCCGCCACGGGATCGCCAACGATCGGCATCGTCACCGGGACACTGACGGCGACCTTCGGCGGCATCCTGCGCGATCTCCTGGCAAATGAACCGTCTGTGCTGTTGCGGCCTGAAATCTACATCACGGCAGCACTCGTCGGCAGCGGCATATTTACGGCTGCACACGCACTCGACCTGCCACTTTATGCAGCCTCTGCGGTCGGCGTGATCGCGGCATTCTCAGTGCGCGGCGGCGCGCTGTATTTTGGCTGGACCTTTCCAACTTACAAAGCCAAGCCCGGCCGGCACCCTGATGATGTGATGTGA
- the fabA gene encoding 3-hydroxyacyl-[acyl-carrier-protein] dehydratase FabA has product MATKQSSFNYEEILACGRGELFGQGNAQLPLPPMLMVHRITDISETGGSFDKGYIRAEYDVKPDDWYFPCHFAGNPIMPGCLGLDGMWQLTGFFLGWLGEQGRGMALSTGEVKFKGMIRPTTKLLEYGIDFKRVMRGRLVLGTADGWLKADGEVIYQASDLRVGLSKDKAA; this is encoded by the coding sequence ATGGCGACGAAACAATCCAGCTTCAACTACGAGGAAATTCTGGCCTGCGGCCGCGGCGAACTGTTCGGCCAGGGCAATGCGCAGCTCCCCCTCCCGCCGATGTTGATGGTTCATCGCATTACAGACATTTCCGAAACGGGTGGCAGCTTCGACAAGGGCTACATTCGCGCGGAATATGACGTGAAGCCTGACGACTGGTATTTTCCCTGCCACTTCGCCGGCAACCCAATCATGCCAGGCTGCCTTGGCCTCGACGGCATGTGGCAGTTGACTGGCTTCTTTCTGGGTTGGCTGGGTGAACAGGGGCGCGGCATGGCCCTTTCGACCGGCGAGGTGAAGTTCAAGGGCATGATTCGTCCGACGACGAAGCTCCTTGAGTACGGCATCGATTTCAAGCGCGTCATGCGTGGCCGCCTCGTACTCGGCACCGCCGACGGCTGGCTCAAGGCCGACGGCGAGGTCATCTATCAGGCAAGCGACCTGCGCGTGGGACTGTCTAAGGACAAGGCCGCCTGA
- a CDS encoding DUF1778 domain-containing protein translates to MSAPRKTKTVNLRIEPETHDLIARAAEVCGKSITAFMTEASVYTAQEELLDQRFIGVSADVFEAVSEQLAAPGVARDNLVKLFQTKVDWMD, encoded by the coding sequence ATGTCCGCTCCTAGGAAAACCAAAACCGTCAATCTTCGGATTGAACCGGAAACGCATGATCTAATTGCACGTGCTGCTGAGGTTTGTGGAAAGAGCATAACTGCGTTCATGACCGAAGCCTCTGTATATACCGCGCAAGAAGAGTTGCTAGATCAACGATTCATAGGCGTTTCCGCTGACGTGTTTGAAGCTGTAAGTGAGCAGCTTGCCGCTCCAGGCGTAGCCAGAGACAACTTGGTCAAGCTTTTTCAGACCAAAGTAGATTGGATGGACTGA